The nucleotide sequence TTTGTCGTTCCGTAGGCTGATGCTGCAGGCATTGGGTCTGCGTGGGAGTCGATCATGCGCTTCATTGGATTGGTGGTGATTTTTCTGGCCGCTGTTACGGCGTCGGCGGGACCGGTTACGCGGATTGAGTGGGAGGAGAATATCCTGGCGCTGCATGCGCCGGAGGTGCCTGGCGGCAAGGTGGAGACGTGGTATCTGGAGGCGTTTTGCCGGTCGGGTTCTACGGATCGGGATTGGGAGGCGACGGTTATCCCCCACACGACGCGGCTGGTGGAGGCGGACGGGGACGGGCAGTGGGTGAAGCTGGAGAGCATGGTGCAGGAGGGCGTCCGGGCGACGCATGAGATTCGTGTCGTCGAGGATGGGGTTTCGTTTGCGCTTGTGATCAAGAATGAGTCGGGGGAGGCGGTGGATGTGGATTGGGCGCAGCCGTGCATGCGGGTGGGGGACTTCACAGGGCTGGGTCAGGAGGACTACTTCTCGCGCTGCTTTATTTACACGCGCGCGGGCCAGGTGATGCTGGATAGGCTGCCGCGCGTGGAGGAGGCGCGCTACCGGGGCGGACAGGTGTATGTGCCGGCGGGTGTCGATCTGGACGATGTGAATCCGCGCCCGATTTCGAAGGAGGTGCCGGTGAACAATCTCATCGGCTGCGTTTCGTCGGACGGACGGTGGATTCTGGCGACGGCGTGGGATGCGACGCAGGAACTGTTTCAGGGGGTGATCAATTGCATCCACGCGGATCCGCGCATCGGCGGCCTGAAGGCGGGGGAGGCGAAGCGGATCACGGGACGGGTTTATCTGGTGCCGAATGATTCGGAGGGGCTGCTGGCGGCGTATGAGAGAGATTTTGGGAAGTGAGGGGAGCGGGCGGTGTGTGTTTGCGAAGCGGAGCTTCGGGGACTGCATTCCCAAGCGGAGCGTGGGAACGAGAGGAAGGGGAAAAGCGGCGGGGGGTGTGCGTGCCGTTGGAGCTATGGCGCGAGGTCTGTACCGCAGAGCGGAACGGTACGCATTCCCACGGAGGACCGTGGGAACGAGGCGGTTGAAACAACCTCGTCATGCCCTTTTACGATTGAGTGGGCTTTGTCTCAGACAGGAATGTCTAAGCTCCTTTGTTTCGCGAATTCGGAGATGCGGGTCGAATCGGGGTGCAGGCTTCCGACGACCAAATCTCCGCGGACTTCTTCGAGGCGAACGGGGCGGATCTGGTTTTCGAGGTCGTGTTCGCTCTTTGCGGCCACGCGGGTGTAGTTCTGGGTGTAGCCGGTCCAGTAGCCATCCTGCGCCTGCTCGAAGAGCACTTGGTGGGTTTCGCCGAGTTGGTGTTCGTGGAACATCCGGGTCTTTTCGGCGCTGATCTTGCGGAGGCGTGCGCCGCGTTCGTTGATTACCGGGCCGGGGACTTTATCGGGGATGCGGACGGAGGCGGTGCCGCTGCGTTCGGAGTATTTGAAGACGTGGGCGTAGAACAGCGGGCTCTTCCAGAGGGTGTCGCAGGTGTCGTGGAAGTTTTCTTCGGTTTCGCCGGGGAATCCGACGAGGATGTCGGTGCCGATGCCGATGCCGGGGACGGCTTCGTGGGCGTGGAAGATGAAGTCGAGGAATTCTTCGCGGGTGTATTTGCGGCGCATGGCAGTGAGGATGTCGTTGGACCCGGCCTGCATGGGGATGTGAAGGTAGGGGAGGAGGGCGTGGTCCGGGTCGTTCATACGGTCGAAGAGTTCGAGCGGGATTGTAGTGGGCTCGATGGAGCTGATGCGGATGCGGTGGAGTCCGTCGATGGTGTTGAGGGCATCTACGATGTGGAGGATGTTGCGGTTTTCCAGGTCGTAGGTGCCGATGTTGACGCCGGTGAGGATGATCTCTTTGGCGCCGCGATCCACCAGGCTGCGGGCTTCGCTCAGGAGGTTGTCCCACTCGCGGGCGCGGGCGCGGCCACGGGCGAAGGGGATGAGGCAGAAGGTGCACATGAAATCGCAGCCGTCCTGCACCTTCAGATTGGCGCGGCGGCTGAGGGGGCTGTCTTCGCCGCCGAAATCGATGGAGAAGTCGTCGCGGTCGATGCGATCGCGGACGATGAGGGCCTTTTCGTTTTTCCCGGCCTTGACGTAGTCAAGGACGTTCATCTTTTCCTGATTGCCGATGATGAGATCGACGCCGGGGATGTTGGCGAGGGTGCCCGCGCCCATCTGGGCGTAGCAGCCGATGACGGCGGTGTAGGCGCCGGGATTGTTGCGGATGAACTGGCGCACGAGCTTGCGGGACTTGGTGTCGGCTTCGTTCGTGACGGTGCAGGTGTTCACGATGGCGAGGTCGGCGGGTTCGCCAAAGGGCACGAGGGTGTAGCCGTCCTCGCGAAGTTTTTCTTCGAGGATCGCGGATTCGGACTGATTGAGACGGCAGCCGAGGGTGTGAACGCAAGCTTTTTTAGTTGATAGTCGATAGTTGATAGTTGACATAGGGGGTGATCAATGGACAATGGACAATGGACAATGGACAATGGACAATGGACAATGGACAATGCACAACGTGGACTAAGTGGACTAAGTGGACTAAGTGGACAACGTGGACTTAATGGACCAGATAGTTTTCCCGAAGCCTGAAGCCTGAAGCCTAAAGCCTACAGCCTGAAGCCTACAGCCTGAAGCCTACAGCCTACAGCCTACAGCCTACAGCCTACAGCCTGAAGCCTACAGCCTACAGCCTACAGCCTACAGCCTACAGCCTACAGCCTACAGCCTGAAGCCTACAGCCTCACTCCTCCACCTGATTCAGCACCCAGTTGGTCAGCAGTCGCACGCCGAAGCCGGTGGCGTGGTCGGTGCTCCAGTAGGGGGTGTTTTTCACGTCCCAGGCGGTGCCGGCGATGTCGAGGTGGGCCCAGGGGGTGTCGCCCACGAATTCCTTGAGGAAGGCCGCCGCGCTGATGGCTCCGCCCTCGCGTGGGCCGATATTGCAGATGTCGGCGTGGGTGCCTTCGATGAGCTTGCTGTAGTCTTTCCAGAGGGGCATCTGCCAGAGACGCTCGCCGGTGGCCTGGCCCGATGCGATGAGCGAATCGGCGAGGGACTGGTTGTTCGAGAAGAGTCCGGCGGCGCAGTAGCCCAGGGCGACCACGCAGGCGCCGGTGAGGGTGGCGGCGTCCACCATGGCGGCGGGCTTGTATTTGTCCACGGTGTAGGCCATGGCGTCCGCGAGAATCAGGCGGCCTTCCGCGTCCGTGTTGTGCACTTCGATGGTCTTGCCGTTGTACGCGCGGACGATGTCGCCGGGGCGCTGGGCGGCGTCGCCGGTCATGTTTTCGGCGGAGGGCACGACGGCGACGACGTTGATGGCGGGGCGCAGCTCGGCGATGGTCATGAAGGCGCAAAGGACGGCGGCCGCGCCGCACATGTCGTATTTCATTTCGTGCATGCCGGCGGCGGGTTTGATGCTGATGCCGCCGGTGTCGAAGGTGACGCCTTTACCTACGATGGCGACGGTCTTGACGTCGTCACTGTAGTGATGTTCGAGGATAATGAGGCGCGGGGGCTGTGCGCTGCCCCGGGCCACGCCGAGGAGGGCGTTCATGCCCATCTGCTCCATTTCTTCCGGGCCGAAGACGGTGCATTTCGCGCCCGATTCCTTGGCGATGCCCTGGGCGAATTCCGCGAGGGCCGTGGGGGTCATTTCATTCGGCGCGGTGTTGGCCAGATGGCGAGCGCCGT is from Candidatus Hydrogenedentota bacterium and encodes:
- the mtaB gene encoding tRNA (N(6)-L-threonylcarbamoyladenosine(37)-C(2))-methylthiotransferase MtaB — translated: MSTINYRLSTKKACVHTLGCRLNQSESAILEEKLREDGYTLVPFGEPADLAIVNTCTVTNEADTKSRKLVRQFIRNNPGAYTAVIGCYAQMGAGTLANIPGVDLIIGNQEKMNVLDYVKAGKNEKALIVRDRIDRDDFSIDFGGEDSPLSRRANLKVQDGCDFMCTFCLIPFARGRARAREWDNLLSEARSLVDRGAKEIILTGVNIGTYDLENRNILHIVDALNTIDGLHRIRISSIEPTTIPLELFDRMNDPDHALLPYLHIPMQAGSNDILTAMRRKYTREEFLDFIFHAHEAVPGIGIGTDILVGFPGETEENFHDTCDTLWKSPLFYAHVFKYSERSGTASVRIPDKVPGPVINERGARLRKISAEKTRMFHEHQLGETHQVLFEQAQDGYWTGYTQNYTRVAAKSEHDLENQIRPVRLEEVRGDLVVGSLHPDSTRISEFAKQRSLDIPV
- a CDS encoding leucyl aminopeptidase, encoding MNVEVVPFDSCTVVEEESCLIVPLFEKAFPLDSALLNEKDDELLQTLADKGVFSGKAQQCYYLPTPRSTYQGVLVLGLGAKDDFEDETLRRAAGKAADLLKQNRVSHVYFDIARHASVPPLPLLEGIVLGQYDFPVYKKAPEPADAPVKVQTATIITDKGVQVTPLLSSLQVGVLACLSANGARHLANTAPNEMTPTALAEFAQGIAKESGAKCTVFGPEEMEQMGMNALLGVARGSAQPPRLIILEHHYSDDVKTVAIVGKGVTFDTGGISIKPAAGMHEMKYDMCGAAAVLCAFMTIAELRPAINVVAVVPSAENMTGDAAQRPGDIVRAYNGKTIEVHNTDAEGRLILADAMAYTVDKYKPAAMVDAATLTGACVVALGYCAAGLFSNNQSLADSLIASGQATGERLWQMPLWKDYSKLIEGTHADICNIGPREGGAISAAAFLKEFVGDTPWAHLDIAGTAWDVKNTPYWSTDHATGFGVRLLTNWVLNQVEE